From the Rhodoferax mekongensis genome, one window contains:
- a CDS encoding CaiB/BaiF CoA transferase family protein has translation MTLPNTPQGALSHLKVLDLSRVLAGPWCTQMLADMGADVVKVERPVAGDDTRHWGPPFMPGADGRPTQDATYFTACNRNKRSITIDMAKEEGQALIRQMAVRSDILVENFKVGGLAHYGLDYASLKALNPRLIYCSITGFGQTGPYAERAGYDLMIQAMSGMMSITGRADGEPGGGPQRAGVAITDVFTGIYATSAILAAVEMRHRTGEGQHIDMALLDVGMAILANQAAGFINTGAEPQRMGNAHPSLVPYQDFPTLDGAMLLAIGNDGQFARFCQAAGRLEWAQDPRFTTNPRRVENRSTLIPLMMEVTRTRSTDAWIALLEDKAVPCGPINTLARAFADPQVQARGLVQNQRVARVEYAQAAPETIANASYESIRTVASPIRLSAAPVQLRYPPPALGEHTQVVLTELGLDAGQIQDLQARGIV, from the coding sequence ATGACCCTTCCCAACACTCCCCAAGGCGCGCTCTCCCACCTCAAAGTTCTGGACCTCTCCCGGGTGCTGGCCGGCCCCTGGTGCACCCAGATGCTGGCCGATATGGGGGCGGATGTAGTCAAGGTGGAGCGACCTGTCGCCGGCGACGACACCCGCCACTGGGGCCCGCCCTTCATGCCGGGGGCGGATGGCAGGCCCACGCAAGATGCAACCTACTTCACCGCCTGCAACCGGAACAAGCGCTCCATCACCATCGACATGGCGAAGGAAGAGGGACAGGCGTTAATCCGTCAGATGGCAGTCCGGAGCGACATCCTGGTGGAAAACTTCAAGGTGGGTGGCCTCGCCCACTACGGCCTGGACTACGCCAGCCTCAAGGCTCTGAACCCCCGCTTGATTTACTGCTCCATCACCGGTTTCGGTCAGACCGGGCCCTATGCCGAACGGGCGGGTTACGACCTCATGATCCAGGCCATGAGCGGCATGATGAGCATCACCGGCAGAGCCGATGGTGAGCCCGGTGGCGGTCCGCAGCGCGCGGGTGTGGCCATCACCGATGTGTTTACCGGCATCTATGCCACCAGCGCCATCCTCGCGGCGGTGGAAATGCGCCACCGCACCGGCGAAGGCCAGCACATTGATATGGCGCTGCTGGATGTAGGCATGGCCATTCTGGCCAACCAAGCTGCAGGTTTCATCAACACCGGTGCCGAGCCCCAGCGCATGGGCAACGCCCACCCCAGCTTGGTGCCTTATCAGGATTTCCCCACGCTGGACGGCGCCATGCTGCTGGCCATTGGCAACGACGGCCAGTTTGCCCGCTTCTGCCAGGCCGCTGGCCGCCTCGAGTGGGCGCAGGATCCGCGTTTCACCACCAACCCCCGCCGGGTTGAAAACCGCTCCACGCTGATCCCGTTGATGATGGAGGTCACCCGCACCCGCAGCACCGATGCGTGGATTGCCTTGCTGGAAGACAAGGCCGTACCTTGCGGGCCCATCAACACGCTGGCACGCGCCTTTGCGGACCCCCAGGTACAAGCCCGGGGTTTGGTGCAAAATCAACGCGTAGCGCGTGTGGAATATGCGCAAGCAGCTCCTGAAACCATAGCAAATGCAAGTTACGAAAGCATCCGTACCGTTGCCAGTCCGATCCGCCTGTCGGCGGCCCCGGTGCAGTTGCGCTACCCCCCGCCGGCTTTGGGCGAACACACGCAGGTGGTGCTGACAGAGCTGGGGCTTGATGCAGGTCAAATACAAGACCTGCAGGCCCGTGGCATCGTGTAG
- a CDS encoding GGDEF domain-containing protein, with protein sequence MNTYTARVLRHTMERWNSEYALVLDEAHASNLQRTRLLSPLAAALNGFFAVLFLWMALSASDDDPAYRWKFWQLLTHTGMGAALALCAWACRPLEHRHRSLAGRWLPVLAMAVCIVFAMLITAIDQWVTPAITPFFIACIVTSLTIYLRPHVAAALFGVAFVLFSTLIGMTQHNPEMLLSNRLNGLAVCVIGFCLSVLMWRKFTTIAVQKHQLEKAHTELQLKQRELERLTRQDGLTGLFNRNTFVELSTNELKRAKRQGSATTILLLDLDHFKRINDTWGHPAGDAVLRHVAQTMVNSVRSTDLVGRLGGEEFIVLLPHTTAEASRKIAEKIRQRLEVSDIRWEDKRIAVTASIGLAGTTAEESREFDSLYTEADKALYLAKQRGRNRVI encoded by the coding sequence ATGAACACCTATACCGCCCGCGTATTGCGCCACACGATGGAGCGCTGGAACTCCGAGTACGCACTGGTACTCGATGAGGCACACGCCAGCAATTTGCAGCGCACCCGATTGCTCAGCCCGTTGGCAGCGGCACTGAATGGTTTTTTTGCGGTGCTGTTTCTCTGGATGGCCCTGAGCGCCTCGGACGACGACCCTGCTTACCGATGGAAATTCTGGCAGCTGTTGACCCACACCGGCATGGGGGCGGCCTTGGCCTTGTGCGCTTGGGCCTGTCGCCCGCTGGAGCACCGCCACCGCTCATTGGCAGGGCGCTGGTTGCCGGTTCTGGCCATGGCGGTGTGCATAGTCTTTGCCATGCTGATCACGGCCATCGACCAATGGGTTACCCCGGCCATCACCCCGTTTTTCATCGCCTGTATCGTGACCAGCCTCACGATCTACCTGCGCCCCCATGTGGCAGCCGCCTTGTTTGGCGTGGCCTTTGTGCTGTTCAGTACCCTGATCGGCATGACGCAGCACAACCCGGAGATGCTGCTTTCGAACCGCCTCAATGGCCTGGCTGTGTGCGTGATCGGGTTCTGCCTGTCGGTGCTGATGTGGCGCAAATTCACCACTATCGCGGTGCAAAAGCATCAGTTAGAGAAGGCCCACACCGAATTGCAGCTCAAACAGCGCGAGCTGGAGCGGCTCACCCGCCAGGACGGCCTGACCGGGCTGTTCAACCGCAACACCTTTGTGGAGCTCAGCACCAACGAGCTGAAGCGCGCCAAACGGCAAGGCAGCGCCACCACCATCCTTCTGCTGGACCTGGACCATTTCAAGCGCATCAATGACACCTGGGGCCATCCTGCCGGTGACGCGGTACTGCGGCATGTGGCGCAGACCATGGTGAACTCGGTGCGCAGCACCGACCTGGTGGGCCGCCTGGGTGGCGAAGAATTTATCGTGCTGCTGCCCCACACCACCGCGGAGGCCAGCCGCAAAATCGCTGAAAAAATCCGCCAGCGCCTGGAAGTCAGCGACATTCGCTGGGAAGACAAGCGCATCGCGGTAACCGCCAGCATCGGCCTTGCCGGCACCACGGCCGAAGAAAGCCGCGAATTCGACAGCCTCTACACCGAGGCCGACAAGGCACTCTACCTCGCCAAGCAGCGGGGTCGCAACCGGGTGATTTGA
- a CDS encoding pirin family protein: MSTPIIPRAHDLGGGFTVRRVLPSVQRQAIGPFVFFDHFGPVTAHPGDNHDVRPHPHIGLATVTYLFEGAMMHRDSTGVVQRIEPGAINWMTAGRGIVHSERTPDDLRDVSRNSHGFQLWAALPAEHEEDAPAFSHTPASAIPVVTLPGATVRVLVGSAFGVSSPVATLSPTLYLAIELEAGASVTVPAAAVERGIYSVDADVSADGASLSSGQMLVLEEGSEPVIHAAQATRLMVLGGTPLGHRFMVWNFVSSHKERILQAQDDWEAQRFPTVPGETEFIPLPVRRP, encoded by the coding sequence ATGTCGACTCCCATCATCCCCCGTGCCCACGATTTGGGTGGCGGCTTCACCGTTCGGCGTGTCTTGCCTTCGGTACAGCGCCAGGCCATCGGACCTTTTGTGTTTTTTGACCACTTCGGCCCGGTAACTGCCCACCCGGGAGACAACCATGACGTGCGCCCGCACCCCCATATCGGGCTGGCGACGGTGACCTATCTGTTTGAAGGCGCCATGATGCACCGCGACTCAACCGGCGTGGTGCAACGTATAGAGCCCGGCGCCATCAACTGGATGACCGCGGGCCGTGGCATCGTGCACTCGGAGCGCACCCCCGATGACCTGCGGGACGTGAGCCGCAACAGCCACGGCTTTCAGCTCTGGGCCGCGCTCCCGGCGGAACATGAAGAAGATGCGCCTGCCTTTTCCCACACCCCTGCAAGCGCCATTCCGGTGGTGACCCTGCCGGGCGCCACCGTGCGCGTGCTGGTGGGCAGCGCGTTCGGGGTGAGTTCGCCGGTTGCGACCCTGTCGCCTACTTTGTATTTGGCGATCGAGTTGGAGGCCGGTGCTTCAGTCACGGTGCCTGCCGCCGCCGTGGAGCGGGGTATTTACAGCGTGGACGCGGACGTGTCAGCAGACGGCGCTTCTCTGTCTAGCGGGCAAATGCTGGTGCTGGAGGAAGGCTCGGAGCCGGTCATCCATGCTGCACAAGCCACACGCCTGATGGTGCTGGGTGGTACGCCACTGGGGCACCGCTTCATGGTTTGGAACTTCGTGTCCAGCCACAAAGAACGCATTCTGCAGGCCCAGGACGATTGGGAGGCGCAGCGCTTCCCTACAGTGCCGGGCGAGACGGAGTTCATCCCATTGCCGGTGCGGCGTCCCTGA
- a CDS encoding ATP-binding cassette domain-containing protein has protein sequence MALITLLDAQLAFGHVPLLDHADFSLETQERVGLIGRNGAGKSSMLKILGGMEKPDDGTLQVQTGTRISYVAQEPQLDADATIFVAVRAGLERVIGLIEQYCAGEGDLDAMQSEIETLDGWNWEQRVNETLQRLHLNPEAIVNSLSGGTKKRVALAQALVAQPDVLLLDEPTNHLDLDSIEWLEGLLKEFKGSIITITHDRSFLDNVATRIVELDRGKLMSYPGNFAAYLTQKEEQLAQEAVINAKADKLLAQEEVWIRKGVEARRTRATARINRLQELRATREARREVVGSVNMDVNSGDKSGKLVSEMVHVSKTFGDRMIVKDFTATILRGDKIGLLGPNGAGKTTLLKLILGEHKPDPAPANAPKPEPGHSPWGTVRLGANVTVAYFDQMRNALDLDATLEDFISPGSEWIEIGNQRKHVKSYLGDFLFSPARATSPVRSLSGGERNRLLLARLFARPANVLVLDEPTNDLDIDTLELLEDLLQSYDGTVFLVSHDRTFLDNVVTSTIAYEGDAKWREYEGGVSDWLIQTKRANDIAAAQGKTTAKPFNYEREQLQKQEQATAKVSATAPAAPAPAKARKLSFKEQRELDGLPAAIAALEAEQKDIADALADGSLFAKDNARALALSARNAEIDEALMAALERWEELGKPA, from the coding sequence ATGGCACTTATTACTCTTCTTGACGCCCAGCTGGCATTCGGGCACGTCCCCCTCCTCGACCACGCTGATTTCTCCCTCGAAACGCAGGAGCGCGTCGGCCTCATCGGCCGCAACGGCGCAGGCAAATCCTCCATGCTCAAAATTCTGGGCGGTATGGAGAAGCCTGACGACGGCACCCTGCAAGTGCAGACCGGCACCCGCATTTCCTATGTGGCACAAGAGCCGCAACTCGATGCAGACGCTACGATTTTCGTAGCTGTTCGCGCAGGTCTGGAGCGCGTTATCGGCCTGATTGAGCAATATTGCGCGGGCGAAGGCGATCTGGACGCCATGCAAAGCGAGATCGAAACGCTGGACGGCTGGAACTGGGAACAGCGGGTCAACGAGACCCTGCAACGCCTGCACCTGAATCCCGAGGCGATCGTCAACTCGCTCTCCGGCGGTACCAAAAAGCGCGTGGCCCTGGCCCAGGCGCTGGTCGCCCAGCCTGATGTGCTGCTGCTGGACGAACCCACCAACCACCTGGACCTGGACTCGATTGAATGGCTGGAAGGCCTGCTCAAGGAATTCAAGGGCTCCATCATCACCATCACCCACGACCGCTCCTTCCTGGACAACGTGGCCACCCGCATCGTGGAGCTGGACCGCGGCAAGCTGATGAGCTACCCCGGCAACTTCGCCGCCTACCTGACCCAAAAGGAAGAGCAACTCGCGCAAGAGGCGGTCATCAACGCCAAGGCCGACAAGCTGCTGGCCCAGGAGGAGGTGTGGATCCGCAAGGGCGTGGAAGCCCGCCGCACCCGCGCCACTGCCCGCATCAACCGCCTGCAAGAGCTGCGCGCCACCCGAGAAGCCCGCCGCGAAGTGGTGGGCAGCGTCAACATGGACGTGAACAGCGGCGACAAGAGCGGCAAGTTGGTGTCCGAGATGGTGCATGTGAGCAAGACCTTCGGCGACCGCATGATCGTGAAGGACTTCACCGCCACCATTCTGCGCGGCGACAAGATCGGCCTGCTCGGCCCGAACGGCGCGGGCAAGACCACCTTGCTCAAGCTGATTCTGGGCGAGCACAAGCCGGATCCAGCCCCCGCCAATGCACCCAAACCCGAACCCGGACACAGCCCCTGGGGCACGGTGCGCCTGGGTGCCAACGTCACCGTGGCCTACTTCGACCAGATGCGCAACGCGCTGGACCTGGACGCGACGCTGGAAGACTTCATCAGCCCCGGCTCGGAGTGGATCGAAATCGGCAACCAGCGCAAGCACGTCAAAAGCTACCTGGGCGACTTTTTGTTCTCTCCGGCCCGCGCCACCTCACCGGTGCGGTCCTTGTCGGGTGGCGAGCGCAACCGCTTGCTGCTGGCCCGCCTGTTTGCCCGCCCGGCCAACGTGCTGGTGCTGGACGAACCCACCAACGACCTGGACATCGACACGCTGGAGCTGCTGGAAGACTTGCTGCAAAGCTACGACGGCACCGTTTTCCTCGTCAGCCACGACCGGACCTTCCTGGACAACGTGGTCACCAGCACCATTGCCTACGAGGGCGATGCCAAGTGGCGCGAGTACGAGGGCGGCGTGAGCGATTGGCTGATACAGACCAAGCGCGCAAACGACATTGCCGCCGCGCAAGGCAAAACCACGGCCAAGCCCTTTAATTACGAGCGCGAGCAGCTACAAAAACAGGAGCAGGCAACTGCCAAGGTGAGCGCCACTGCGCCTGCTGCACCGGCACCCGCCAAGGCCCGCAAGCTGAGCTTCAAGGAGCAGCGCGAGCTCGATGGTTTACCTGCCGCCATTGCGGCCTTGGAAGCCGAGCAAAAAGATATTGCCGATGCGCTGGCCGACGGCAGCCTGTTCGCCAAAGACAACGCCCGTGCACTCGCCTTGAGCGCGCGCAATGCCGAGATCGACGAAGCGTTGATGGCGGCGCTGGAGCGCTGGGAAGAACTGGGCAAGCCGGCTTAA
- a CDS encoding phosphate/phosphite/phosphonate ABC transporter substrate-binding protein, translating to MQHRRQWLSFAAATLALAAAAPSLAQEAPVYRFSPVNQYGLELTARYWNPIIEYITAKSGVKLQLKIGRTSADTTAYVLANEVEFVFSNHLFSPDRDQLGWKVFGRRQTPPIHSQIVVLADSPYQKLEQLANQSVAFPGPEALVAYKFSYAQLLNRNIPVEVVFGGNMDGAFAQLASGRVKAVGANSQLTEGWVKREGKKIRVLWQSDPLYDLALMASKNVPEKDLKAVAKAFADMGKDVQGVKILAASGNLVGLLPNASFVASNGSEYVSYRNFYKTAPPNLR from the coding sequence ATGCAACATCGTCGCCAATGGCTGTCTTTCGCAGCCGCCACTCTGGCTCTAGCAGCCGCCGCCCCCTCACTCGCGCAGGAAGCCCCGGTCTACCGCTTTTCCCCGGTCAACCAGTACGGCCTGGAGCTCACCGCCCGCTACTGGAACCCCATCATTGAATACATCACTGCCAAGAGCGGCGTGAAACTGCAGCTCAAGATCGGCCGCACTTCGGCGGACACCACGGCCTATGTGCTGGCCAATGAAGTGGAGTTTGTGTTTTCCAACCACCTGTTCAGCCCCGACCGCGACCAACTTGGCTGGAAGGTCTTCGGGCGCCGGCAGACGCCGCCCATCCACAGCCAGATCGTGGTTCTGGCGGATTCGCCGTACCAGAAGCTGGAGCAACTCGCCAACCAATCGGTGGCCTTCCCCGGCCCGGAGGCGTTGGTGGCCTACAAGTTCAGTTACGCCCAACTGCTGAACCGCAATATTCCGGTCGAGGTGGTGTTCGGCGGCAACATGGACGGGGCCTTTGCGCAGTTGGCCAGTGGCCGTGTCAAAGCGGTAGGCGCCAACTCCCAGCTGACCGAAGGTTGGGTCAAGCGGGAGGGCAAGAAGATACGTGTGCTCTGGCAGTCGGATCCCTTGTATGACCTGGCCCTCATGGCCTCCAAGAATGTGCCCGAGAAAGACCTGAAGGCGGTGGCCAAGGCCTTTGCTGACATGGGCAAAGACGTGCAGGGTGTGAAGATTCTGGCGGCCTCGGGCAATCTGGTCGGGCTGTTGCCCAATGCCAGCTTTGTGGCGTCTAATGGCAGCGAATACGTCAGCTACCGCAATTTCTACAAAACGGCTCCTCCCAACCTGCGCTGA
- a CDS encoding LLM class flavin-dependent oxidoreductase, with amino-acid sequence MQKYSPPRLSMLDLVAVREGGTVGQALQIALRTAQHAEALGFERYWLAEHHNMPGIASSATAVLVGHMAGGTKRIRVGSGGIMLPNHAPLVVAEAFGTLAELYPGRIDLGLGRAPGTDPTTMRALRRNKVEHEDDFPRDVAELQALLAPLQPGQKLVAMPGAGTQVPIWLLGSSLYSAQLAGHLGLPYAFASHFAPRYLHQAIAMYRSLFKPSASLAKPHVMVGVPLVAAETDEEAELLASSIYQRVLGILTGQRGALPPPKPQFLQQCPPDARAAIQDFLGEAVIGGPDTVEQGLLAMADATLADELMLVSDIYDPALRLRSLDIAAHAMRRAAEDSAKVRDAAPAMG; translated from the coding sequence ATGCAGAAGTACTCACCCCCCCGCCTTTCCATGCTTGATCTGGTTGCCGTCCGCGAAGGCGGCACGGTGGGGCAGGCCTTGCAAATCGCTTTGCGCACAGCGCAGCATGCGGAGGCGCTGGGTTTCGAGCGCTACTGGCTGGCAGAGCACCACAACATGCCGGGCATCGCGAGTTCTGCCACCGCCGTACTGGTGGGCCATATGGCAGGCGGCACCAAGCGCATCCGGGTCGGGTCAGGCGGCATCATGCTGCCCAACCATGCGCCGCTGGTCGTGGCCGAAGCGTTTGGCACCTTGGCCGAGTTGTATCCGGGCCGTATTGACCTCGGCCTGGGCCGTGCCCCCGGTACGGACCCAACCACCATGCGCGCCCTGCGCCGCAACAAAGTCGAACACGAAGACGATTTCCCGCGCGACGTGGCCGAGCTGCAAGCCCTGCTGGCCCCCCTGCAACCGGGGCAAAAGTTGGTCGCCATGCCCGGTGCGGGCACGCAAGTGCCCATCTGGCTGCTGGGCTCCAGCCTGTATTCGGCCCAACTGGCCGGCCACTTGGGGCTGCCTTATGCGTTCGCATCCCACTTCGCACCACGCTATCTGCACCAGGCGATTGCGATGTACCGCAGCCTGTTCAAACCGTCTGCCTCACTGGCCAAACCGCATGTGATGGTGGGCGTGCCCCTGGTCGCGGCGGAAACGGACGAAGAGGCCGAGCTGCTCGCCAGCAGCATTTACCAGCGGGTGCTGGGCATCCTGACCGGGCAACGCGGGGCCTTGCCTCCCCCCAAGCCGCAGTTCCTGCAACAGTGCCCGCCCGATGCGCGGGCCGCCATCCAGGACTTTCTCGGTGAAGCCGTGATCGGCGGGCCGGACACCGTTGAGCAAGGCCTGCTGGCGATGGCAGACGCCACTCTTGCCGACGAGCTGATGCTGGTCAGCGACATTTACGACCCTGCCTTGCGTCTGCGCTCCCTGGACATTGCCGCGCACGCCATGCGCCGGGCTGCCGAAGACAGTGCGAAAGTCAGGGACGCCGCACCGGCAATGGGATGA
- a CDS encoding hybrid sensor histidine kinase/response regulator, giving the protein MPARLLDRITPATLTNRVFAIYTATLLLFVAGGLAAFISYEFRKQIEETQASSVMLIEVVAQSVQDSVVIGDYDTVKRILEKGVQGSAFASAMFKDTSGAIVLAKSKAPADGHPPKFISNWVKLRLDDVNRPVSVGGKDYGLLRLEFDADLVAEDLWSISVLVLGVGLASLVVGLLLIRWALNHWLGGLQKLREVVQTLGTGSSETEKLVIEGAPAEIQSLVAMFNQTAVLVREREGSRAALEQAKLAAEKARHTAEQASLAKSQFLANMSHELRTPMNAILGMLQLLEGTELTDKQRSYTHNTASAARSLLSLLNDILDFSKIEAGKMTLDPRPFRTDQLLRDLSVILSANVGAKTIEVLFDVGTDVPNALVGDDMRLQQVLINLGGNAVKFTERGEVVIRLRLKATNGAKAFVEFAVSDTGIGIASENQAHIFSGFSQAEASTTRRFGGTGLGLAICQRLVGLMGGTLEVDSVPGEGSNFHFTVPLQIAPPAAVGPAAMVQRHPLAAQKALVVDDNPVARALLATMTRSLGWDVDVAEGGPQALERVQAAQSGSKPYQVIFMDWRMPDWDGWETTRRIRAAMPGGDTLILMVSANGRAMMAERTADEQALLNGFLVKPVTASMLLDAVMDAQAASAKAATGVNPAAPQAVNKPKRLDGMRLLVVEDNKINQLVAKGLLKQEGAEVTLADNGQLAVELLTARPDAFEAVLMDVQMPVMDGYEATRALRTMPVFANLPVIAMTANAMASDREACLAAGMNDHVGKPFEIDHLVRTLLHFTGRPAL; this is encoded by the coding sequence ATGCCTGCACGACTTCTGGACCGCATCACTCCCGCCACCCTGACCAATCGCGTCTTCGCGATTTACACCGCCACCCTTCTGCTGTTCGTGGCGGGCGGATTGGCGGCGTTTATCAGCTACGAGTTCCGCAAGCAGATCGAGGAAACGCAAGCTTCTTCCGTCATGCTGATCGAAGTGGTGGCGCAGTCTGTGCAAGACAGTGTGGTGATCGGCGATTACGACACCGTCAAACGCATTCTCGAAAAAGGCGTGCAGGGTTCCGCCTTTGCCAGCGCCATGTTCAAGGACACCAGCGGCGCTATTGTTTTGGCCAAAAGCAAGGCCCCAGCCGACGGACACCCCCCGAAATTCATCTCCAACTGGGTGAAGTTGCGCCTGGACGATGTGAACCGGCCTGTCTCCGTCGGCGGTAAAGACTACGGCCTGCTCCGCCTGGAGTTCGACGCCGATCTCGTGGCTGAAGATTTGTGGTCTATCAGCGTGCTGGTACTAGGTGTGGGGCTGGCCAGCCTGGTCGTAGGCCTGCTACTGATCCGCTGGGCCTTGAACCATTGGCTGGGAGGGCTCCAGAAACTGCGTGAAGTCGTACAGACTTTGGGCACCGGAAGTAGTGAAACCGAGAAGCTCGTGATCGAAGGGGCCCCTGCCGAAATCCAGAGTCTGGTGGCCATGTTCAACCAGACCGCCGTGCTGGTGCGCGAGCGTGAGGGCAGCCGCGCAGCGCTGGAACAAGCCAAACTGGCTGCTGAAAAAGCCCGCCACACGGCGGAGCAGGCGAGCTTGGCCAAGAGCCAGTTTCTGGCCAACATGAGCCACGAATTGCGCACGCCCATGAACGCCATTCTGGGCATGCTGCAGTTGCTGGAAGGCACCGAGCTCACCGACAAGCAGCGTAGCTACACCCACAACACCGCCAGCGCCGCCCGATCCCTGCTGAGCCTGCTCAACGACATCCTCGATTTCTCCAAGATCGAGGCCGGAAAGATGACGCTGGACCCGCGTCCCTTCCGCACCGACCAGCTGCTGCGCGACCTGTCCGTCATTCTTTCTGCGAATGTGGGCGCCAAGACCATTGAGGTCTTGTTTGATGTGGGTACTGACGTGCCCAATGCCCTGGTGGGCGATGACATGCGCTTGCAGCAAGTGCTGATCAACCTCGGTGGTAATGCAGTCAAGTTCACTGAACGGGGTGAGGTGGTGATCCGCCTGCGCCTCAAAGCGACCAACGGTGCCAAAGCGTTCGTGGAGTTCGCCGTCTCTGACACCGGCATCGGCATCGCGAGCGAAAACCAGGCTCACATCTTCAGTGGTTTCTCCCAGGCAGAAGCATCCACGACCCGCCGCTTCGGTGGTACCGGCCTGGGGCTGGCGATCTGCCAGCGCCTGGTGGGCCTGATGGGCGGCACCCTCGAAGTGGACAGCGTGCCGGGCGAGGGCAGCAACTTTCACTTTACCGTTCCCCTGCAGATCGCTCCACCTGCAGCTGTAGGGCCGGCAGCGATGGTGCAGCGCCACCCCTTGGCAGCCCAGAAGGCGCTGGTGGTGGACGACAACCCGGTCGCCCGCGCGCTTTTGGCCACCATGACCCGCTCGCTGGGCTGGGACGTGGATGTGGCAGAGGGCGGCCCGCAAGCGCTGGAGCGTGTGCAGGCTGCACAGAGCGGCAGCAAGCCTTACCAGGTGATTTTCATGGACTGGCGTATGCCCGATTGGGACGGTTGGGAGACCACCCGCCGCATCCGTGCCGCGATGCCGGGCGGCGACACGCTGATCCTGATGGTGAGCGCCAACGGCCGCGCCATGATGGCAGAGCGCACTGCGGACGAGCAGGCTTTGCTGAATGGCTTTCTGGTCAAGCCGGTGACGGCCTCCATGCTGCTGGACGCGGTCATGGATGCACAGGCGGCGAGCGCCAAGGCCGCCACCGGCGTCAACCCCGCCGCCCCGCAAGCGGTCAACAAACCCAAGCGTCTGGACGGCATGCGCTTGTTGGTGGTGGAAGACAACAAGATCAACCAGCTGGTGGCCAAGGGCCTGCTCAAGCAAGAAGGCGCCGAGGTCACTCTGGCCGACAACGGGCAGCTCGCTGTGGAACTGCTCACCGCCCGGCCCGATGCCTTTGAGGCCGTGCTGATGGATGTGCAAATGCCGGTGATGGATGGCTACGAAGCTACCCGTGCCCTGCGCACCATGCCCGTATTTGCTAACCTGCCCGTGATCGCCATGACTGCCAATGCCATGGCCTCAGACCGAGAGGCCTGCCTGGCCGCCGGCATGAACGACCACGTGGGCAAACCCTTCGAGATTGACCACCTGGTGCGCACCCTGCTGCACTTCACCGGGCGGCCCGCGCTTTAA